The Ostrea edulis chromosome 1, xbOstEdul1.1, whole genome shotgun sequence genomic sequence GGTACAACACAAAGGTGTAAacagacaaaatgtcattttaccTGTGACGGAGAGCACCATTTCCTGCGAAGTGAGGTAATACAGGGCAGCAGCTGCCAGTTTACTGTAATTATACTCCATACAGCCCATGTCCAGAATACACAAGTCTGTCAACTGTCAAAATAACACACTCATTATTCTCTTGTGGAGAGCAAGAAAAAtgtggaaggaaatactgaaaCAAGCTTTAAGGTGCATTCTtttaaatactgtaaattcccGACACTTCTGATAGATTTAAATCAACTTTAAAAACATTCCTTAACTTTTATCCATGGCAATTACAATGCATAAACCAGTGGCAGATTCAAGAAACTTCTGAATGGAGAAACAGTGGCACAAATAAATAGATGGACTATCTTGAGGCAAGGTCCTGgtagtaggggggggggggggggggcacaaatTAACAGATGGGCTATCTTGAGGCCCCTATTGTGTCCAAGGCAAGGCCCTGGTGGGGTTGTGGGGGGAGCTCCCTGAAACTACTGTTCTGACAAAATGAGATGTTTTAGGACACACTTCTATAACAATGTGGATCATAATtgtgtggggtggggggtgttttGCCAAATATGCCTGCACTGGATCTGCCACTGAAAACAAACAATTGTTGACTCTTACCCTTGCAATTTGCACAAATGCATGTGATGAATATTGTGGGAATACAAATCCATGCTCTGCCTCCACTATATGGTCAATGTTTGCCACTTGAAGGTAGACATTCAGCCAGGAGGTAATAGTCATGGGGGCCAAGTCCCAATTCAATTCCTTCAACAGAAAAACATACCATTTTAAATcaatcaacaaaattgttatcTACAATAATACATTCATAAAGATTGAAAATACCCCCATTTATAACAGTGTAACAGAATGCTTTTGCCATGACTTGTTTTTGATCTGGCTGAAGATGACCTCTGTACGCAGTAAACAAACATACCTTTAAAATAACAAGTTCTTGTTCTAATATCTCCGTCTCTGAGCATGCACCATCCGTGACGTAAGCAAATTCTGCCAATTTTGGTGGATAAATTTCCTGCAAGTGTCAGAGTATGGTAAAGTTAGACGTTTGTATGCGAGGAAGTTGGAGTGGGACAAAACCAAGTAGATTTTGTCAAGTAACAATGTCAGTCTAAAATGGTTTATATTAATCACTTGTTAAATTCCAGGAAATCTTTTCCAATGGTTAACAGTTCTAGAATGATTTTTCTTTAAACTCAAGACTTTACCTCCAACTTAGCTGCAATGAAGAGCGCAGTTATTCCTACAAGCTGAAGTTGGTGTTTCATCACATTTTTTGTGGTACTCAGAAAACGGTCAATGAAATCAACGCTGAGGTAGAAAGTTTCTCTGTGCAATCTGTACACCTCACACACCTAAAAATATGGTTtgaacatgttttattacatattcacaagtgtatataaaaaaaaccaaacaaacaaaaaaccgaCAGAAAAAACATGATACTATCGTAATGTCCATCTCTTACAACATTACAATCTAATGCTTGCATATATCAATTTGCAGTAAAAACTAAAATTAGTCGTGTACCATTACTCAAATTACATTCACTGCAACTTTTAACGTCTTTAAATTTCTACTTTCTAAAAGTAATAAAATCAATTGAAAACCTGTAAGTAATAATTTCCACAAGATTACCTCTATAATCCAATCCAGAAGTATGGATCTCATCCGAGCCTGCAACGTCGGATGAAAATCGAACATTCTACGATTTCTGTTATACAGCAATTCTTTTTGAAGCATCAATGTCCACACTTCTTGGGAATCTGCCCAACTAAACTTGGGCAAAGGAGATAGTCTGCACACATGGGTgcaaatgtttttaaatctgAATTGGGATTTAAGAACAACATCTGGGGAGGACTTAACATCCAACTCTGGAGAAAGGGGTTCACTTGGCACAAGGGTACAGGTAGTGATGGAAGAATTTTCTGATATAGGAATAAACTGGTTCTGAAAACAAAAGATTACATTTGCTTATCTTCACTTAACATATAATCTTGGCCATCTGTTGTACAATTATGCATGTTCAGGAGTATCATATGCCAGGCGACATGATCAGTCAAATCGATAGCTCTTTTTCTTTTACACACTACCAGCACAAATATTATAACATAAGACACACATTTATTTGAACCCTATAGACATACCCCCTATACTCTCTATAGTAAGATTTACTGAGTAATGGTATTGTATTCCATTATCTTTGACACTAATCCTGAaagaacttttttttctttccatgTTGCTTCTCATATTTGTTCATTAGACACCCATACTATAAACTTTTGATATTTGAGGCATACCTTCTTAATAGTggaaccccccacccccaaattataaaaataataaagatttttgaaaaaataatgaaaaatttcaattaaGAATTTAAACCAAGCTGGTTCAATTCCTACCACTAAtaattgtattttcattattaaagTTTGCTAATTTACCAAAATTTAATGGCCCCACTCCTAAATAATGAAAACAGTAACTTAGAATTATCATACATTCTCCTCTAACTTAGCCTAAAAGACTGCCAAAAACTTCAAT encodes the following:
- the LOC125683061 gene encoding G1/S-specific cyclin-E-like, producing the protein MSRKSARLLSKVKDEEESEVYKKIRRKRKADEAFEEDVNMNKRSKQFRIENQFIPISENSSITTCTLVPSEPLSPELDVKSSPDVVLKSQFRFKNICTHVCRLSPLPKFSWADSQEVWTLMLQKELLYNRNRRMFDFHPTLQARMRSILLDWIIEVCEVYRLHRETFYLSVDFIDRFLSTTKNVMKHQLQLVGITALFIAAKLEEIYPPKLAEFAYVTDGACSETEILEQELVILKELNWDLAPMTITSWLNVYLQVANIDHIVEAEHGFVFPQYSSHAFVQIARLTDLCILDMGCMEYNYSKLAAAALYYLTSQEMVLSVTGFDWKDMEPCIQWMAPFAKTHMDEGPVEVKFFPSIPAEDSHNIQIHAVDLNMLERAQEIQEEIQTLLRARSPDPQAQVITQLTPPHSGNKKSNTSKASNTSFSSSELDSFEKESEDLK